A single window of Acetohalobium arabaticum DSM 5501 DNA harbors:
- the rpmB gene encoding 50S ribosomal protein L28, with product MAKHCEICGKGSNKANAVTRRGKAKKEGGVGRNVTQRAKRTQKPNLQKVKAMVDGSPKRIHVCTKCLKAGKVERAY from the coding sequence ATGGCTAAACATTGTGAAATATGTGGAAAAGGTTCAAATAAGGCAAATGCTGTTACTAGACGAGGTAAAGCAAAAAAAGAAGGTGGAGTTGGACGCAACGTAACTCAACGCGCCAAGCGGACTCAAAAGCCTAACCTCCAGAAGGTAAAGGCAATGGTTGACGGCAGTCCTAAACGTATCCACGTCTGCACTAAATGTCTTAAAGCAGGTAAAGTAGAAAGAGCATACTAA
- a CDS encoding NAD(P)-dependent malic enzyme, whose amino-acid sequence MSVDEEALKLHREHKGKLSIESKVPVENKDQLSLAYTPGVAAPCSKIEEDDRLADEYTARGNLVAVVTDGSAVLGLGDIGPKAAMPVMEGKAVLFKEFAGVDAFPLCLDTQETDEIIETVKRLAPTFGGINLEDIAAPACMEIEARLKEELDIPVFHDDQHGTAIVVLAGLINALRYVDKELEEAVVVVNGAGSAGIAIAKLLLSVGVKDVILADIFGILHPDQEEMNEIQSEMAEMTNQKNLTGDLTEAMKGADVFIGVSAPEIVTEDMVASMAEDPIVFAMANPVPEIRPKAARRAGAKVVGTGRSDYANQINNVLAFPGIFRGALDVRAADINEEMKIAAAYAIADLIFKEELKADYVIPDPFNKQVVPEVATAVAKAAVESGVARQEI is encoded by the coding sequence ATGTCAGTAGATGAAGAAGCTTTAAAGCTTCACCGAGAACATAAAGGAAAGTTGAGTATAGAAAGTAAGGTTCCAGTAGAGAATAAAGATCAGCTCAGTCTGGCTTATACGCCGGGGGTTGCTGCTCCCTGTAGCAAGATTGAGGAAGATGATAGGTTAGCTGATGAATATACTGCCCGGGGTAACTTAGTAGCAGTAGTTACTGATGGAAGTGCAGTATTAGGGCTGGGAGATATAGGCCCGAAGGCAGCGATGCCGGTAATGGAGGGGAAAGCAGTATTATTTAAGGAATTTGCGGGAGTGGATGCTTTTCCACTCTGTCTGGATACTCAGGAGACTGATGAGATAATTGAGACAGTTAAGAGGTTGGCACCTACCTTTGGCGGTATCAATCTTGAGGATATTGCTGCGCCGGCCTGTATGGAGATTGAGGCTAGATTAAAGGAAGAGCTTGATATACCTGTCTTTCATGATGATCAGCATGGTACCGCTATTGTGGTTCTGGCGGGGTTGATTAATGCTTTAAGATATGTAGATAAAGAGTTGGAGGAAGCAGTTGTAGTTGTCAATGGAGCCGGTTCAGCGGGGATTGCTATTGCTAAATTATTATTGAGTGTCGGTGTTAAGGATGTAATCTTAGCTGATATTTTTGGAATTCTGCATCCTGACCAGGAAGAGATGAATGAGATTCAGTCAGAGATGGCTGAAATGACTAATCAAAAGAATTTAACCGGTGATCTAACTGAGGCTATGAAAGGAGCTGATGTCTTTATAGGAGTTTCGGCGCCGGAGATTGTAACTGAAGATATGGTGGCTTCTATGGCTGAGGATCCTATTGTCTTTGCTATGGCTAATCCGGTACCGGAGATTAGGCCTAAGGCAGCCAGAAGAGCAGGGGCTAAGGTAGTAGGAACTGGTCGTTCGGATTATGCTAATCAGATCAATAATGTTCTAGCCTTCCCTGGTATCTTTCGGGGAGCTTTGGATGTCAGAGCGGCTGATATTAATGAAGAGATGAAGATAGCAGCTGCTTATGCTATAGCAGATTTGATTTTTAAAGAGGAGCTTAAGGCGGATTATGTTATTCCTGATCCGTTTAATAAACAGGTAGTGCCAGAGGTTGCAACTGCAGTGGCTAAAGCTGCTGTAGAGAGTGGAGTAGCAAGGCAGGAAATATAA